Sequence from the Janthinobacterium lividum genome:
GGGGCGCAGCGGCAGGCCGATCACCTGCAGCCGGTAATACAGGTCTTCGCGGAAGCGCCCGGCCCGCACGGCTTCGGCCAGGTCCACGTTGGTGGCGGCGATCAGGCGCACGTCGATGGGAATGGCGCGCCGCGCGCCCAGGCGCACCACTTCACGCTCCTGCAGCACGCGCAGCAGCTTGACCTGCATCGCCAGCGGCAAGTCGCCGATTTCATCGAGGAACAGGGTGCCGCCGCTGGCCGTCTCGAACCAGCCAGGCTTGCCCTGTTGCGCGCCCGTAAACGCGCCTTTTTCATAGCCAAACAGTTCGCTCTCGACGAGGGTTTCGGAAAACGCGCCGCAGTTGATCGCCACAAAGGTCTGTTCGGCGCGCCCGCTCAAGCCGTGCACGTGGCGCGCGATCAGTTCTTTGCCAGTCCCCGTTTCACCCGTGATCAGCACCGTCGCCTCGCTGGGGGCGATGCGTTCGATCAGCTCGTGCAACTGACGCGAACGGGGGTCGGCAAAGACAAAGGCCGTGGCGCGCACCAGCAAGCTCATCTGCTGCGGGTCGCGGAAGGCGACCAGCGCCTCGCTGTCGCCATCAGCGCCGGCGCCACGGGCAAGGTGGGCGCTGCGCGCGAAATCGCTGCTGAAGTTGTGGGCTAAGAGTTCCATGAGCCGACTATACCGCGCACCATCTCCAGGCGGGAACGAATGGTGCCGCGCTAGCTTATCCGGATTTTGCATATGCAGGCGCTGCTCCCATGCTGGCCCGGAGTTTGCTCAGGCTGGGGGGCAGGCAATGTCGCCTGCGCACCACGGAGCACTTCCCCATGCCAGCACGCCAGCTTGTCCTGAACGTCTTTTTACAACGCCACGGCCACCATCCGGCCGCCTGGCGCCATCCATCGGCCAGCGCCAGCGGCCGGCCCGACCTGGCCTGGTGGCTGCGCGCCGCCAGGCTGGCCGAGGCGGCCAAGTTCGACAGCTTCTTCATAGCCGACTTCATCGGCCGCGCCGGCGACGTCACGCCCGAGACTGGCCGCGCCGCCATCGGCCTGCCGTTCGAGCCCTTCACCCTGCTGTCGGCCATTGCCGCCGTCACCAGCCATATCGGCCTGATCGCCACGGTCAACACCAATTACGAGCACCCGTACCACGTGGCGCGCAAATTCAGTTCGCTCGACCACCTGAGCGGCGGGCGCGCGGGCTGGAACGTCGTGTCATCGTTTGGCGAGCATACGGCCCGCAATTTCGGCATCGATGCACCGCGCAGCCATGCGGAGCGCTATGCGCGGGCCGACGAATTCGTCGCCCTGTCCAGGGCCCTGTGGGATAGCTGGGATGACGACGCCTTCGACCGGCCAGACCGCGCCGCCGGCCAGTTCTACCAGCCGGCAGCGGGCCACCCGCTGGACTTCCAGGGCGAGTATTTCGCCTCGCAAGGCTTGCTGGACTTGCCCCGTCCCGTGCAGGGCCACCCCGTGCTGGTCCAGGCGGGCAATTCCGAGACAGGGCGCGAATTTGCCGCGCGCCTGGCCGAAATGGTGTACTGCTCCGCCACCTCGCTGCCCGTGGCGCAGGCGTATTACGCGGACGTGAAAGGACGCATGGCGACATACGGCCGCGCGCAAGACCAGTTGAAGGTCACACCCGGGCTGTCCGTGGTGGTGGCCGAATCGGACCAGCAGGCGCAAGACCAGTTCGGCGAACTGCAGGCACTGGTCGATTTCAGCCACCTGGAATTTGGCGGTTTTGACCTGTCCGGCTATCCGCTCGACGGCCCCCTGCCCGATCTACCCTACCAGGCGCCAGAAAATGGCAAGGGACGCTTCCTGCAGCAGCTGGAGCTGGCCCGCCGCGAGAATCTGACCCTGCGCCAGCTGGTGCTGCGCTTCAGGGTCGCGCGCGGTCACCTGCAAGCGATCGGCTCCGTCAAGACGGTGGCCGACTTGATGGAGCAGTGGTTCGTGGAACGGGGCGCGGACGGTTTCAACGTCGTGCCGCCGCTGCTGCCGCAAGGCTTCGAGGATTTTACACGCCTGGTGGTGCCGGAACTGCAGCGGCGCGGCCTGTTCCGCATGGAATACGCGGCCAGCACCCTGCGCGGCAATCTCGGACTGGCGCGGCCCGCCAACCCGCATACGGTGGCGCGGGCGCGGGCCGCCTGACTGCGCTGTGACTAAGCCTGGTCCGGGTCGAAATGCTTGCGCAAGCCTTGCCAGCACGCGAAATAGTCGTTTTGCAGCAGTTCGCTGTTCAAGGCGAATGGCGTGGGCTTGAGGATGGTGCGCGTCTCGAACATGAAGGCCATGGTGTCGGCCACCTTCACGGGCGCGGACGTGTCGCTGTGCGAGGCGCGTTCGAACGTCTGCGCATCGGGGCCGTGGCCGGACATGCAGTTGTGCAGGCTGGCGCCGCCCGGCACGAAACCGGCCGCCTTGGCGTCGTACACGCCGTGGATCAGCCCCATGAATTCGCTGGCCACGTTGCGGTGGAACCACGGCGGGCGGAAGGTATGCTCGGCCGCCAGCCAGCGCGGCGGGAAGATGGCAAAGTCGATGGCGCCGAATAACGGGTTTTCGCTGGGCGCCTGCAGCACGAGGAAGATCGACGGGTCCGGATGGTCGTAGCTGATCGAGCCGATGGTGTTGAAGCGCCGCAGGTCATATTTGTACGGCGCGTAATTGCCGTGCCAGGCCACCACGTCCAGCGGCGAATGGTCGAGCGTGGTGCGCCACAAGTGGCCGCCGAACTTGGCCAGCAGTTCGCAGTCGCCGTCGATATCTTCATACGACGCGTGCGGCGTGAGGAAATCGCGGCTGTTGGCCAGGCCGTTCGAACCGATGGGGCCCATGTCCGGCAGGCGGAAGGCCGTGCCGAAGTTTTCGCACACATAGCCGCGCGCCTTGCCGTCCGGCAGGGTCACGCGAAAGCGCACGCCGCGGGGAATCACGGCGATTTCCTGCGGCTCCAGCTCGATCAAGCCCAGCTCCGTGGCAATCGCCAGCCGGCCTTCCTGCGGCACGACCAGCAGTTCGCCATCGGCCGAATAAAAGAAGCGCTGCATGGACCGATTGGCCGCATACACGTGGATGGCGCAGCCGCTCATCGCTTCGGCGCTGCCGTTGCCGGCCATCGTCTGCCAGCCATCGATGAAGTCCACCGGCGTGCCGCTGTCGGGCAGCGGCAGCGGGTCCCAGCGCAGCTGGTTCGGCGGCGTCGGCGGCATGGAGTGGAAATCGCTGACGATGCGGGCATTTTCAGCCAGGGTGAATGGCGGATGCTGGCTGGCGGGACGGATGCGGTACAGCCAGGAACGGCGGTTCTGCGCGCGCGGCGCCGTGAAGGCCGTGCCCGAAAGTTGTTCCGCGTACAGGCCCAGCGGCGCCTGCTGCGGCGAATTCTGCCCCTGCGGCAAGGCGCCAGGCACGGCTTCCGTGGCAAACTCGTTGCCGAAGCCGCTTTGGTAGCCGGCGCCTACCATGCGCGCTCCCCCAGTCCGTCGGCCGCGTCGCGCAGCAAGCCTTGCACCACGTCGGCCTTGCCGATGGCGCCCATGGCCAGCAAGGCGAAGCGGGCGAGGAACAAGGGCGAACGCTGTTCGCCCAGGCCACCCATGGTGTGGCACAACTCGGTGTAAAGATTATCCAGTTCGATGTCGGTCATGTTATCTCCTTGTTACTTTGATCGGGCGATGCCTGCCCTCGCCAACGCAGCCGCCACCTGCCCCGCCTGCACCTGCCGCCAACGCCCCAGCACGTGGCCGTCCGGGCGCACGAGGTAAAAACTGCCTGGCCGCGCGTCGAATAACGAGAATACCTGCGCCGTGTGGTCCCAGGCGCACCCTTGCGCGCCGCCGCGGGAAATCGCCACGGTCGTCAGCGGCAAGGTGTCGCGCAGCGCCGCCAGTGCGGATGGTACAGACCCATCCTCGCTGAAGTACAGTCCCGTGAAATGGCCGGCTGCACGCTGCACCAGATCGGTAATATACCCCGCTTGCTGCGCGCCGTCTTGCAGCAGCACCAGCGGACACTCGGGCAAGACCGTGCCCGGCGCGGGGCCGGCGGCAAACGTGGCGAGGTCCGGCGCATTCAGGGCCGACTGCGCATACGCGATGGCGCTGGTCTGGCGCGGGTTGATCAGCGAGCGCACATGCGCATGCTTGCCCGCCAGGCCCAGCACGGCCGTGCGCATGAGGTCGAAGGCAAACGTGGGCGGCGCCATGAATTCCGTGCTTTTCGTGCCGTGGCGCAGGTTTTCATGGGCGGCGTACACGCGCTCGTCCGAATAGCTGTCCAGCAAGGCATGCGGCGCCTGGCCCTTGACCACGTAGGCGAGCTTCCAGGCCAGGTTGTCCGCATCGTCGATGCCCGAGTTCGCTCCGCGCACGCCGAAGATGGGCACGAGGTGGGCCGCATCGCCCGCGAACAGCACGGGGCCATGCCGGTATTTTTCCAGGGTCAGCGCATTGGCCTTATAGATGGTGATCCACACGGGATGCCACGGCGCTGTTTCTCCCATCATGGCCAGCAGGCTGTCCACGCGCGGTGCCACGTTTTCCAGCAGCACGGCCGCCTGCGCATCCTCGTCGTCGCGCAACTGGTAATCGATGCGCCAGATATCGTCGGGCTGCTTGTGCACCAGCACGGTCGAGCCGGGATTCGACGGCGGGTCGAAATATGCGAGGCGCTCCGTCGGGCGGTCGCTCTTCAGGTGGATATCGACGATCACATAGCGCCCTTCATAGCTGGTGCCCTGCAGTTTCAAGCCCAGCGCCTCGCGCACGGCGCTGCGCCCGCCGTCGGCCGCCACCAGCCAGTCCGCCTCGATCTGGTAGGTCGCATCGGGCGTGGCCACGGTGACGGTGGCACCGTCGGCGCGCTGGTCCACGCCAGTGACCCGCGTTTGCCAGCGGATATCGATCAGCTCCGGCTGGCGCTCGGCAGCATCGAGCAGGAATTGCTCGATATGGTATTGCGCCAGGTTGACCATGGGCGGCAACTTCTGGTTCGCGTCTTGCGGCATCGTGAAGTGCAGCACTTCCTCGTCGCGGTAAAAGCTGCGTCCGCCCGCCCACGGCAAGCCCTTGGCCAGAAATCCGTCAAGCGCCCCCAGACGTTCGATGATCTCCAGGCTGCGCCGCGAGATGCAGATGGCACGGCTGCCCGTGCAGACGCCATCGTCCGCTTCGATCAGCACGGAGCGCACGCCGTGGCGGGCCAGGCCCAGGGCCGTGGCCAGGCCCACGGGCCCGCCGCCGACGATCAGCACCGGGACATGCTGCGTGGCGGCGCCGGCCGGTTTGCCGGGTGGATACACCTTCGGCACATGGGGGTAAGGGTGAAACGTGTCGCTCATGATGGGTCCTCTTCGATCAAGTATGGTCTTTGCCGCCGCGCGCAATCGGCAGGGTCAGCACGATGGCCGCGCCCGCCACCAGCAGCACGCTGGCGTACAGCAAGCCCGTGGCAAAGCTGTGCGTCAGATCCTTCAGCCAGCCCACGACGACGGGGTTCAGGGCCGAGCCGATATTGCCCGTGGCATTGATGACGGCGATGCCGATGGCGCGCGCCCCCAGGCTCAGGGCCCGGTCCGGCGTCGTCCAGAAGACGGACATGGCCGTGTATGCGCCCGTCGAGGCCATGCACACGCCCAGCAATTGCACGATGGGGTTGGCTGAATACGCGGTGAACAGCCAGCCAAAGGCCGACAGCAGCATGGGCCAGACGATATGCCAGCGGCGCTCCTGTAAGCGGTCCGAGCGGCGCCCCCACAAGATCATGCCGATGACGGTACACACCTGCGGAATGGCCGCCAGCAGGCCGATCTGCGTGTTGCTGGCGTCGCCGCTGAAACTTTTCACGATCAGCGGCGTCCACACGGCCACCATGGCCAAAGTATTCACCAGGCAAAAATAGGCGATGCCGAATTTCAATACCGTAGGCGAGCACATTTCCGCCAGTACCGAGCCTTTTTCCTTCGCTGCCACCGGCTTGTGCTCGGCCGCCAGCATGCGCGCCAGCACCTGCTGTTCCAGCTTGCCCAGCCAGTTTGCCTTGCTGGGAGAGTCGTCGAGGTAGCCATACACGGCCAGGCCCAGCAGCACGGATGGCATGCCCTCCAGCAGGAACAGCCATTGCCAGCCCTTCAAGCCCCAGTGCCCGTCCAGCCCCAGGATCAGGCCCGACAGGGCCGAGCCGATGGCCGCCGTGACGGGCATGGCAATCATGAACAGGGCATTGGCGCGCGCGCGGTAGGCGCTGGGAAACCAATAGGTCAGATAAAGCAACATGCCGGGCAGGAAGCCCGCTTCCGTCACGCCGACGAGAAAGCGCAGTGCGTACAGGCTGGCCGGGCCGCTGGCAAACAAGGTCGCCGTCGAGGCCAGGCCCCAGGCGATCATCATGCTGCCTATCCATTTACGGGCGCCGATGCGGGCCAGCACGATGTTACTGGGAATGCTGCACGCGATGTAGGCGATGTAGAACAGGGTGGTGGCAAAGCCGAACTGGGTGCCGGACAGGCCCAGGTCTTGCATCATGGTCAGGCCGGCGAAGCCGATGTTGATGCGGTCCAGAAAGGAAAACACGAACAGCAGGAACAGAAATCCCAGCAGATGGCGCGATACCTTGCGCATCACTTGCTGTTCCAGTTGAACGGTGGCCGCGTCGAGGACGGGCGCCGGGGTGGCGGGGGTGGCCGCGTGGGCGATGGTCATGCTGGTCTCCATAAGGTGTCGCCCTCCCCTTGCTATTGTTATTGGGTGAGAGCGGCCGGATGCTCCGGCGTGCGACACAGTATGCAGACGACTACGCCGATGGTTGTCCCCATTTTGGGGACAACCATCGGCCAAAAGGACTAGCCGCGTTTCTTGATGGGCACGTTCTTGACCTTCTGCTGGTCATAGCTGAAGGAGCCGTGGCCGCTCCAGTTGTTGTCGGTAACAAAGGTGGCTTCGAATTTGGCCAGGTAGCTGCCGATGGCCGGTGGCGGCACGGACACGACATATTCGCCGCTCAGGCTAAAGACGCGCGTGGCGTTGCCCAGGCCCAGGCCATGCACGGGGCCGCTGACGGGGCGGATCACCACGCGGCCATGCGGTGGCGTGACCGATTGCGTGATGAGGGCTTCGCCGCTGACGGTGCCGTCGTCGGGATTGTAAAACAGGGCCAGATTCAGGATGGGGGCGCCAGGCAGGCCCAGATTGCCGGCGATCAGATAGACGTGTTCTACCGCATTCAATTCAGTTGAGGACACAATGGACTCCTTCGGGGAATGATTCCTGAGCCATGAATACCGGAGATCGCGGGCGCGACAGGCACTGGCTATCAGCCTTGCCGATGGCCGTTATGCTTCAGCGCATCAGCACTCTGCAGATAGCATAGCCAGTATTTTCGTAGCAATATGCTCACATTATTGCCTTGAATTTCGGCAATTTTATGCAGCCCCAGGCATGCGCCTACCGCTAGCATTTATCCGGCCTATACCCCTAGGCATAGCGCAAACAATTGGCGCTGACTGGCAATGCCCAGGCGCTTGTAGGCGCGCTTTTGATACGTGATCACGCTCGATGGCTGCACGCCCATGGTGTCGGCGATCTCCGCGGCCGTCAAGCCTTCGAGCACGCCGCGCAGCGCGTCGAGTTCGCGCTTGCTCAATTGCGGGCCATGCTGGCGCAGCCGGGCCAGCATCATGGGCGAGACGCCTTGCGCGGGCTGGCCGCTCAGGCTGTAGTGGTGTCTGGCCGCATAGGCGAACAGCGGCGACAGGGTTTCGATGGCGGCGATTTCGCCGGGCTGGAACTGCCCCTGGCTGCTGTCGCGGTAGAAATTGACGGACAGCCAGATATCGCTGGCCGGCTGCACCAGCAGCGACAAACGGTTCCAGCCACGTCAGGTAGTAGTCGGCATGCTTGGACGCCGAGCCGAGGGCCGCATCGGACGAGCCGGAAAAATAGATCTCGGGGAAATCCTGCTCCGACAGCGGCGTGGCCAGTCCCGCATCTTCCACCTGGTAGAACTTGCCCTGGTAGGAAAACGGCCCGCCGCGCCACACGCCGCGCACCACGTCGAGAAATTCCGTCGTGCGCGTGTAGCGGTCGTCGTGGCCGGCCGAATCGCCCCACCACAGCTGCGCCGGACCGCCGCCGCCCGTGATCACGTTGTACAGGGCGCGCCCGCCCGTGGCCCGCTGCAGGCTGGCCGTCATGCGCGCGGCCACCACGGGGTTCAAGAAGCCGGGCTGGAACGGGATCATGAAGCGGAAGGTGCGCGTCTCGCGCGCCAGCAGCGCAGAAATCGCCCACGGCTCGTCCGTCATGGGGAAGGACGGGAACGGTCCGACACATTCGGCTTCTGGTAACACGCGGCGCGGTAGCCGGGATGGCGGATTTCGGCGCTGGCTTGCTGGTGCAGCACGATGGCGGGATCGAGCTTCGGCTGGCGCGCGGGCGCGATGACGCTCTGGTTGCCATCGAGCGCATAGTAATGGCGAGCGTAGCTGTCGGCGATATCCTGCAAAAAGCGTCCGCCGCGCCGGTCGGCCACGGCCACCGTGCGGGGCCGGTTGCCGAACTCATAAGCAAAGATCGTGCACTGGGCGATGGAAGCGGCCGCGCCGGCGGTTTTCAGGATGGCGCCCGCCATGGCATTGACGTCGGCATGGCCGATGGCCGCCACCAGGTCGAGGGCGCGCCCCAGATCCAGCTGTCCCTCCGCCTGCCGCCGTTCCACCTGCCAATAGCGCATGGCCGTCTCCCCTGCCCGCCGGGCTTATTGCTGCCGCTGCGGCAAGACCCAGTCCGGCCGGATGTAATGGCAGGTATAGCCGTGCGGCAAGCGCTGCAGATAATCCTGATGCTCGGGTTCCGCTTCCCAGAACGGGCCGGCCGGCGCCACTTCCGTCACCACCTTGCCGGGCCACAGGCCGGAAGCGTCGACGTCGCGGATGGTGTCTTCGGCCACCCGTTTTTGCTCATCGCTGGTGTAATAGATGGCCGAGCGGTAGCTGCTGCCGCGGTCATTGCCCTGGCGGTCCGGCGTGCTGGGGTCGTGGATCTGGAAGAAGAATTCCAGGATCTTGCGGTAGCTGATGGCGGTCGGGTCGAAAATGACCTCGATGGCTTCCGCATGCGTGCCGTGGTTGCGGTAGGTGGCGTTGGCCACGTCGCCGCCGCTGTAGCCCACGCGCGTGGCGATCACGCCCGGATAACGACGCAGCAAGTCTTGTACGCCCCAGAAGCAGCCGCCGGCCAGGATCGCGGTTTCATTGTCTTGTGCCATGGTGTCTTTCCCGTTCTAGTCAGAAGCAGCTATCTTACTCTGTCGCGCAACTTTCTTCAGCGGGCCAGCAAGCGCTTGAGCTGCGCCGCCTGGTAGGCGCCGATGGCGTCGTTGAACAGGCAGCGGATCAAGGGGTCGTCGACGATGTCCGCTTCCATCAGTTCTTCCCGCGTGGCCGCATCGAATGGCCCGTCGTTGATGCGCATGTACATCGACGTCAGCGATTCGCCCAGCACCAGCGCCGCATGGCATTTCACCAGCGGCACCTCGGTGGTCCAGCCGGGCGCCTCGCCCGTGTCCGGCACGAGGTCGATCAAATCGCCGTGCGTGCGGTAATGCAGGACCGTGGCCGCGCCGTCGTGGCCGTACAGCGACAGCCGCCACACGCGCGGGGCCTGGAAATAGCTGTCGTCGGGCAGCTCCATATCGCGGTAGCGCTCAAGCAAGCCGTTCCGGCAAAAATCGAGCACCAGCACCGCATCGGCATCGGTCAAGGGCGCGAAGTGGC
This genomic interval carries:
- a CDS encoding sigma-54 interaction domain-containing protein: MELLAHNFSSDFARSAHLARGAGADGDSEALVAFRDPQQMSLLVRATAFVFADPRSRQLHELIERIAPSEATVLITGETGTGKELIARHVHGLSGRAEQTFVAINCGAFSETLVESELFGYEKGAFTGAQQGKPGWFETASGGTLFLDEIGDLPLAMQVKLLRVLQEREVVRLGARRAIPIDVRLIAATNVDLAEAVRAGRFREDLYYRLQVIGLPLRPLRERPGDIMPLTRHFMAIYAQRLHLGEVELGPDAQQALLAYPWPGNIRELENVIHRALLVCRSGVVRAEDLSLSGWHRAPAAAPAAIPVPDAWAGGADIAYAAHGASGQDDLLAAERFARAWQALLDSGEAVEFEAMQQELVRAAWERNERNQVRTARHLNLSRNILRTFLKKAGAID
- the hmgA gene encoding homogentisate 1,2-dioxygenase, with protein sequence MVGAGYQSGFGNEFATEAVPGALPQGQNSPQQAPLGLYAEQLSGTAFTAPRAQNRRSWLYRIRPASQHPPFTLAENARIVSDFHSMPPTPPNQLRWDPLPLPDSGTPVDFIDGWQTMAGNGSAEAMSGCAIHVYAANRSMQRFFYSADGELLVVPQEGRLAIATELGLIELEPQEIAVIPRGVRFRVTLPDGKARGYVCENFGTAFRLPDMGPIGSNGLANSRDFLTPHASYEDIDGDCELLAKFGGHLWRTTLDHSPLDVVAWHGNYAPYKYDLRRFNTIGSISYDHPDPSIFLVLQAPSENPLFGAIDFAIFPPRWLAAEHTFRPPWFHRNVASEFMGLIHGVYDAKAAGFVPGGASLHNCMSGHGPDAQTFERASHSDTSAPVKVADTMAFMFETRTILKPTPFALNSELLQNDYFACWQGLRKHFDPDQA
- a CDS encoding FAD-dependent oxidoreductase; translated protein: MSDTFHPYPHVPKVYPPGKPAGAATQHVPVLIVGGGPVGLATALGLARHGVRSVLIEADDGVCTGSRAICISRRSLEIIERLGALDGFLAKGLPWAGGRSFYRDEEVLHFTMPQDANQKLPPMVNLAQYHIEQFLLDAAERQPELIDIRWQTRVTGVDQRADGATVTVATPDATYQIEADWLVAADGGRSAVREALGLKLQGTSYEGRYVIVDIHLKSDRPTERLAYFDPPSNPGSTVLVHKQPDDIWRIDYQLRDDEDAQAAVLLENVAPRVDSLLAMMGETAPWHPVWITIYKANALTLEKYRHGPVLFAGDAAHLVPIFGVRGANSGIDDADNLAWKLAYVVKGQAPHALLDSYSDERVYAAHENLRHGTKSTEFMAPPTFAFDLMRTAVLGLAGKHAHVRSLINPRQTSAIAYAQSALNAPDLATFAAGPAPGTVLPECPLVLLQDGAQQAGYITDLVQRAAGHFTGLYFSEDGSVPSALAALRDTLPLTTVAISRGGAQGCAWDHTAQVFSLFDARPGSFYLVRPDGHVLGRWRQVQAGQVAAALARAGIARSK
- a CDS encoding MFS transporter, with product MTIAHAATPATPAPVLDAATVQLEQQVMRKVSRHLLGFLFLLFVFSFLDRINIGFAGLTMMQDLGLSGTQFGFATTLFYIAYIACSIPSNIVLARIGARKWIGSMMIAWGLASTATLFASGPASLYALRFLVGVTEAGFLPGMLLYLTYWFPSAYRARANALFMIAMPVTAAIGSALSGLILGLDGHWGLKGWQWLFLLEGMPSVLLGLAVYGYLDDSPSKANWLGKLEQQVLARMLAAEHKPVAAKEKGSVLAEMCSPTVLKFGIAYFCLVNTLAMVAVWTPLIVKSFSGDASNTQIGLLAAIPQVCTVIGMILWGRRSDRLQERRWHIVWPMLLSAFGWLFTAYSANPIVQLLGVCMASTGAYTAMSVFWTTPDRALSLGARAIGIAVINATGNIGSALNPVVVGWLKDLTHSFATGLLYASVLLVAGAAIVLTLPIARGGKDHT
- a CDS encoding LLM class flavin-dependent oxidoreductase — its product is MPARQLVLNVFLQRHGHHPAAWRHPSASASGRPDLAWWLRAARLAEAAKFDSFFIADFIGRAGDVTPETGRAAIGLPFEPFTLLSAIAAVTSHIGLIATVNTNYEHPYHVARKFSSLDHLSGGRAGWNVVSSFGEHTARNFGIDAPRSHAERYARADEFVALSRALWDSWDDDAFDRPDRAAGQFYQPAAGHPLDFQGEYFASQGLLDLPRPVQGHPVLVQAGNSETGREFAARLAEMVYCSATSLPVAQAYYADVKGRMATYGRAQDQLKVTPGLSVVVAESDQQAQDQFGELQALVDFSHLEFGGFDLSGYPLDGPLPDLPYQAPENGKGRFLQQLELARRENLTLRQLVLRFRVARGHLQAIGSVKTVADLMEQWFVERGADGFNVVPPLLPQGFEDFTRLVVPELQRRGLFRMEYAASTLRGNLGLARPANPHTVARARAA
- a CDS encoding DUF1842 domain-containing protein; translated protein: MSSTELNAVEHVYLIAGNLGLPGAPILNLALFYNPDDGTVSGEALITQSVTPPHGRVVIRPVSGPVHGLGLGNATRVFSLSGEYVVSVPPPAIGSYLAKFEATFVTDNNWSGHGSFSYDQQKVKNVPIKKRG
- the msrA gene encoding peptide-methionine (S)-S-oxide reductase MsrA, which translates into the protein MAQDNETAILAGGCFWGVQDLLRRYPGVIATRVGYSGGDVANATYRNHGTHAEAIEVIFDPTAISYRKILEFFFQIHDPSTPDRQGNDRGSSYRSAIYYTSDEQKRVAEDTIRDVDASGLWPGKVVTEVAPAGPFWEAEPEHQDYLQRLPHGYTCHYIRPDWVLPQRQQ
- a CDS encoding DUF2783 domain-containing protein, with translation MTDIELDNLYTELCHTMGGLGEQRSPLFLARFALLAMGAIGKADVVQGLLRDAADGLGERAW